The genomic window ACCTTTTTTATTAATTATAAAAGTTCGAGGAATAGATTTGGTAAATAATGCATGTGGAACGTTGTTAATAGGATTATAAACCTCGAACGTATAGTCCTTTTTTATTTTAAAACTACTAACAACATCAAAATTGTCATTAGTCACAAACAAAAATTTCACTTTATCATTATAATCTTTATACAACTCTTGAAGGCTTGGCATTTCTGCAATACAAGGTGGACACCAAGTTGCCCAAAAGTTAATGAGTACAACTTCACCTTTGGCAGACTCAAAATCTAGAATTGTATTATTATCTGACTGCAGCTTCCAATTACTATATGTAATTTTCACTCTTTCATCATTATCAATTAAAGTTGATTGATTTATATAGCTTAATCCTTTATGTAGCCATATCTGTATAGGCTGTCTTGTCTGTGGAATAATAAGTAGCAATATTATTATTAAAAAAACAATATTGCTTTTGTTGAGTTTTCTTTTCATCAATTACAAAATTAAGCCGAAGTACTGAAAATCCTAATTTGTCGACGGTTGAAATCAATGACATCTGCTTCTTTTAGCTCGTTCATTAAAATATTCAGTGTAGGACGAGAAACACCTATTAGTGATGCGATATCTTTTTGGGTATACGGATGATCAATAACATGATCTCCTGTTTTTTCACAATCGTAACCATAATCTGTACACAACTCATTCAAAAACTCTAATAGTCTGGTTTTAGAATCCTTAAAAAGTAATAGCTGCAGTCGACGTTCTAATTTTTTAAACTTAAAACCTATAAACTTATAAATTCTCAGACTAAAGGTTTTGTTATCTCTCATCAAATCATGCATTGTATCTACTCCAACTGGACAAATAGAGGTTTGATTATCTAGAGATTGAGCAAATTCATCACGCTTCTCTTCACCTAAAATCGCTTTCTCTCCAAACAACTCTCCCTTTCTTAAAATTGCTTTAACCACTTCTGTACCATCCTCATTGTAATAACCTATCTTAACTTTACCTTTTTCTATTAAATACACCTTGTTGGCAGCATCTTCTTCAAAATATATATAATCACTTTTTTTATAAGCATCAAATGTATGGCACGCTTTATACTGTTTAAACTTATGAGGGCAGAGCAAATTAAATAAATTCACATCTTCAAGTATCCAGATAGAATTCATGACTAAAGAAAGATTTAATTGAGTTAAAATAAAAGTCGTTAAATCTATCTATACCTTTCAAAGTAAAAACAAAAAAACTCTCAGTTAACAACCGAGAGTTTTTATCTATTTCCAAAAGAGTTAGCTATTTAAGCATTTTGCTTCTTAATTAAATTAAGTGCAGAACCTTCTTTATACCATTCAATTTGTGCATCATTATATGTATGGTTTAAAGCAATAACATCTTTAGAACCATCTGAGTGCACAACCTCAACATGTAGTTGCTTATCTGGTGCAAACTCATTTAAATCTAAGAAGTTAAATGTATCATCTTCTTGAATTAAATCGTAATCTGCTTCGTTAGCAAAAGTAAGACCTAACATACCTTGTTTTTTAAGGTTTGTCTCGTGGATACGAGCAAAAGATTTTACAATTACAGCTGCAACACCTAAGTGTCTAGGCTGCATAGCTGCATGCTCTCTAGAAGATCCTTCACCATAGTTATGATCTCCTACAACAACAGACCATATACCATGTTTTTTATAATCTCTCTGAGTGTCTGGCACACCACCATACTCACCAGTTAGTTGGTTTTTAACAAAGTTAGTTTTCTTGTTAAAGGCGTTTACAGCACCAATTAAAGTATTGTTTGCAATGTTATCTAAATGCCCTCTAAAACGTAACCAAGGGCCAGCCATAGAAATATGGTCTGTAGTACATTTTCCAAAAGCCTTAATTAACAATTTAGCACCAGTAACAGAATCTCCAATAGGCTCAAATGGTGTTAATAATTGTAATCTCTCAGAATCTGGCTTTACAGTAACCTCTACTCCACTTCCATCAGCAACTGGCTCTAAATATCCATTTTCTTTTACTTCGAAACCTTTTGGTGGTAATTCCCATCCTGTTGGTTCATCTAGCATTACCTCTTCACCATTCTCGTTAATTAACTTATCAGTCATTGGATTGAAATCTAATCGACCAGCAATAGCTACAGCAGCTACCATCTCTGGTGATGCTACAAAGGCATGTGTATTTGGATTCCCGTCAGCACGCTTAGCAAAGTTTCTGTTAAACGAGTGAACTATACTGTTTTTAGGTGCATTTTTTGGATCACTATATCTAGCCCATTGCCCAATACAAGGACCACAAGCATTAGTAAATATCTTAGCGTCTAATTTTTCAAAAACTTCTAGTATTCCATCTCTATCAGCTGTATAACGTACTTGCTCAGAACCTGGATTGATACCAAACTCAGCTTTTGTTTTTAAGCCTTTATCTAAAGCTTGTTGTGCTATAGAAGATGCTCTAGATAAATCTTCGTATGAAGAGTTAGTACAAGAACCGATAAGTCCCCATTCTACCTCCAAAGGCCAATCATTTTCTGTTGCCTTTTCTGTCATTTCTTTACCAGCAGGTGTTGATAAATCTGGCGTAAAAGGACCATTCAATAACGGACTTAATTCAGACAAGTCAATATCAATCACTTGATCAAAATACTGCTCAGGGTTAGCATAAACCTCAGCATCTGCAGTAAGGTATTCTCTAATTTTGTTAGCTTCATCTGCTACATCTTCTCTATCTGTAGCTCTTAGGTAACGCTCCATTGAATCATCATATCCAAACGTAGACGTTGTCGCTCCTATCTCAGCACCCATGTTACAAATTGTACCTTTACCAGTACAAGACATCGATGTTGCTCCAGGTCCAAAATATTCAACAATAGCACCTGTACCACCTTTTACGGTTAAAATTTCAGCTACTTTTAGAATAACATCTTTTGGTGCTGTCCATCCAGATAATTTTCCGGTTAATCTTACACCAATCAATTTTGGAAATTTAAGTTCCCAAGCCATTCCGGCCATTACGTCTACGGCATCTGCTCCACCAACTCCAATAGCTACCATTCCTAGTCCGCCTGCGTTAACCGTATGCGAATCGGTACCAATCATCATTCCACCTGGAAATGCATAATTTTCTAATACCACCTGGTGAATAATACCTGCACCTGGTTTCCAGAAGCCAATACCATATTTATTAGATACTGATTCTAAGAAATTAAACACTTCGCTACTAGTACTATTTGCATGTTTTAAATCTCTAGCAGCACCATCTTTTGCCTGAATTAAATGGTCACAGTGTACAGTGGTTGGCACAGCGACTTTTGGTTTACCAGCTTGCATAAACTGAAGTAATGCCATCTGTGCTGTTGCATCTTGACAAGCAACTCTATCTGGTGCAAAATCTACATAATCCTTACCTCTAGTAAACGCTTTTGTAGGTTTACCATCCCAAAGATGAGCGTATAATATTTTTTCTGAAAGTGTTAATGGTTTTCCAACAATATCTCTGGCTGCATCTACGCGCTCAGTCATGTTAGCATAAACCTTCTTTATCATATCAATGTCAAAAGCCATAAAGTATATTTAAAGGTTGATAATTATTTTAAATTAAAGTGTCACAAATTTACAAAATAGTAGTGATTTTTGAAAATATGTAAAGAAATCAGCAAAACACTGAAAATAAATCACGTAAAGTCTTTTTTTACATATATTATTCTAAAAATTAACGCATTAATTGCCATTTACATATAAAATTAACAATTAGACTTATTTAGAATAATTCTGAATTTTAAAAGTTAAAAAAGAATTTGAACAATAAAAGGTATTAAAAAAGGCTTTCAATGATTTTCTCATCGCTTACACCTTCTGCTTCAGCTTTGTAGTTTTTAATAATTCTGTGTCTTAAAATACCTATTGCAACTGCTTGGATATCTTCAATATCTGGTGAAAATTTTCCTTTTGTAGCAGCATGAGTTTTAGCTGCTAAAATTAAATTTTGTGAGGCACGTGGACCAGCTCCCCAATCTACAAACTCTTTTACTATATCTGCGGCAGTTTGTTCATTTGGTCTTGTTTTAGCTACCAAAGAAACCGCATACTCAATAACATTATCTGCAACAGGAATACGACGTATCACATTCTGAAAATCAATAATTTCTTGAGCTGAAAATAATGCATTAACTGAAGTTTGAATATCTGTAGTTGTTGCTTTTACAACCTCAACTTCTTCTTTAAAAGATGGGTATTGTAGTCGTATTGCAAACATAAAACGGTCTAACTGTGCTTCTGGTAAAGGATAAGTTCCCTCTTGTTCTATGGGGTTTTGTGTTGCTAACACAAAGTAAGGCAAACTCAACTTGTATTGATGACCTGCTACAGTTACAGCTCTCTCTTGCATAGCTTCTAGGAGCGCAGCCTGAGTTTTTGGTGGTGTTCTGTTAATCTCGTCAGCGAGGATGATGTTAGCGAAGATTGGACCTTTTATAAATTTAAAGTGACGATCTTCATCTAAAATTTCACTTCCTAAAATATCACTAGGCATTAAATCTGGTGTAAACTGAATGCGCTTAAAATCTAAGCCAAGTGCTTGCGCAATTGTATTTACCATTAAGGTTTTTGCTAAACCTGGTACACCTATTAAAAGTGAATGTCCACCTGAAAAAATTGAAATTAAGATTTGGTCTACAACATCTTCCTGACCAATAATCACCTTAGCTATTTCTTGCTTTAGTGTTTTGTATTTGTTTACGAAGTTTTCGATTACAGCAACATCAGACATAGGCTATTGTGTTTTTAACCAATTACTCTGGTATTCGCAATTTCTGTATTCGCCATTTATCTTTACATAGGTCTCTGCGATTACCTCTTTTTGCCATTTTTCTATGGCTCTTACTTGCTTATCTTGAAGTGCTAATTCTTTAATCTTTAAATAATCTCTAGCATAGTCGGCTTCATGGTCGTCAATACGATCTGTTACAGTCATTATCTTAAACTTAATATTGTTTATTCTGTCTTCATCTTGAATAACTTGACTCACCTCACCATCTTTAAGATTTTGTATTTGTGTATACATCTCCGTATCCATTTTGGTCAACTCAAAATTGAAATCTTGTGTTGTAGGATTTGTTAATTTACCTCCTTCATACTTTGTTTCTTCTTCATCACTAAACTCTCTTGCGGCTTCAGCAAAAGTTGTTTTGCCACTAACAATTAAATCTCTAACTCTTTCAATTTCCTCTTTTGCTTTTTGAATGGTCTCTTGAGATAATTCTGGTCGCAATAAAATATGTCTTACTTCATACTCTTGACCTCTAATTTTTTCAAGGTATATGATATGAAAACCAAAATCTGTTTCAAATGGCTCTGATATTTCACCCTCTTGAAGATTAAAGGCAACATCTCTAAACTCTTTTACCATTCTAGGTTTCTTTCTGTTCATGGTTGGCAATAAACCTCCATTGTTCTTAGAACCAGAATCTTCTGAATAAAATAGAGCCTTAGTGGCAAACTTAGATGACCCGCTTTCTACATCTTTCTTAAACCCATTAAGTCTATCAATTACTGCTTGTTTAGCTTCTTCTGTAACTTCTGGTATTACAACAATTTGGGCAACCTTTAGTTCTGTTCCAAACGTTGGTCTTTCGTCTTTTGGTATGTCATTAAAGAAGGTTCTCACCTCTTCTGGAGTAACTTCAACATCGTCAATTACTTTTTTCTGCATTTCCTGAGCGAGGTAAGCATTTTTATTTATCTCATACATTTCATCTCTTAAAGCTTGTTCAGAATCCTTTTTATAGAAATTCAACAAACCTTGCATGTCGCCTCTGGTTTGTGCCATTATACCTTGTATTTGTTGGTCTACAAGAGATTTAATATACAACTCATTTACAATAATACTATCTTGAATAGCCTGGTGCGCATATAACTTTTTCTCTAAAAGGCTACCAAAAAGTTCGCAGCGCGAAACGCCACTTAAGTCTGCTCCTTGCGCTTCTAGCTGAGCAATCTCACGGTCTAAATCGGACTCTAATACAATATAGTCTCCAACAACAGCAGCTACACCATCGGCTTTAACTCTGGTGGCATTAACCACAGAGTCTTTTGCTTTTTCTTTTACAACTTCATCTTGAATAATCTCTTGAGCACCAATGGTACCAACATACAGAAAACAACAAAGACTTAAAGTCTTAGTTATAGATTTGAAATTTATTGTTCTTAATTGCATCTTTTGAAATATCTTTTTCTAGTTGTTTAATAAGCTCTAGTTTACGCTTATTAATTACAATTTGTTTTATCGATTTGCCGACATACTCTAATGGTGCATAATCATTCTGCAAACGAATGTCATTAACATGCATCAAATATAGGTTTATTGAATCTTTGAGCTGTAAGAAATTAGATTTTTTTAACAGTTGGTCTTTACTTTCTTGAGTTACCACAGGAACTTTATCTACAACCTGACTTAATTTTACCCAAAGAGAATCATTAAGAGAATACGATTTAAATTGTACTGAAATGGAATCTAAATAGCGCTTATCCTTAGCCTCATAACGTTTAAATCTATTTTTTATAGTATCTAAATCTATGGGATTAAGTGGTAAACTTATATATCGTAACTGTAATAAATCATCATTAAGCTTGAAAGATTCTTTATTGGCTTCATAAAATACTTCAGCCTCATCTGTATTAACTATTGTATCAATATTCTTTTTTACCAAGGCTTCTAAATAGGCTTTGGTATACAAATCACTTTTGTACTGCTCTACCAGTTTAGAAAACTCTTCTTGCTTTTCTTGAGATAGGTTTAGTAATGCTCCATCCATGAGCAGTAATTGGCGTGCCCATCTATTTATATAACCATTTACTATAACCAAGCTATCTTCTTTGCTTGTTCCTTCTGGTACTAAGCCCTCAACATCTTCTTTGTATAAATACGTTTCATTAACTCTTGCTATAGGCTCTCTGTCATCTGTTTTTTTAAAAAAATCACAGCTGAAACACCCCAAACAAACAACCAGTATAAAGAACGTCTTCTTCAAGAAAATTTATTGATTTTTAATTTTAGTTTTTACCTTCTCAAGCGCTTTCTCATTAAGCTCAACCTTAAAACGCTTGTGTAGACTGTTAATCCAATTAGCTTCAATCTCGGTTTGGTAATCATTTATCACATTACCTTTAGCCTCTTCTAAAGTTTTGTTTCCTGCTGGCAATACAGACTTAACGTCTATAACATGAAACGCATCGTTGTGTGAATATATTTCAGATACACCTTGTTCTATCTTAAGATTAGCTGGAAGTTTGGGATCATTAGTATTAAAAACACCTTTAGTAAAAATGATGTTTTTTTGACTGTCTGTATCTAAGGCTTTCTTTATCTCTTCTTCAGATTTTCCTTTTTTCATCATTTTTAAAGCCTTTTTGGCATAATCCTCATTTGCAGAAGTTGCTATTACTACATCTACACGGTCACTCCATTGGTACTTTGCTTTATGCTTTTGATAAAATGCTTCTAAACCAACAGTATCTTTAGATGCTTTATTCCAAATTTCTTTTTCCATCAAATCAAACAACAACAAACCGTCTCTATATTCTTTTAAAATATTAGCAAAATCCTCATTTTCTAGTTCTAGATTATCTTCTCTGTATTGAAGGATAGAATTCTCAAAAAACTTATCAAACTCATTATCTACGATAACGGAAAAATCACCTTTTTTATTTGCATAGTTACGCTGAGCAGACATAAGGTGATGACCAAACTCTCCGTAAGTAAATGAGCGATTGCCTATAGTGAAAACAATTTTGTCTTTATCAAAGTCTTCTGGTAATCTCCAAGAACGCGTAAAGTAATTGTTATCTAAAAGTGGTGTAAAATATTTTTTAGCTTCTGAATTATATGAAATCTCATAACGCTTTTTTAATTCATCAACCATAGCTTCGTTAATAAGTTGAGATCTAGAATCTCTTTTTACCTTAGATTCTATAGTTGGTTTTAATTCTTCAAAAGACTGTATTGGCTCAAGGCTTATGCGCTTTACGATATGCCAACCATATTCTGATTTAAAAGGCTGACTAATATCACCATCATTTTTCAAAGCAAATGCATGGTCTTCAAAAATCGTTGAACTTAACTGACCGCTCTTAAAAGATGATAATTTTCCACCATTTCTTGCCGAGCTCTTATCATCAGAAAATTGCTTTGCCAAAGACTCAAACTTCTCTCCTTGCTGCAATTTTTTATAAATATCATTGATGCGTTCTTCTGGATTTAAAAGCGAATCTTTTTGCTGTAACGCTATCATAATATGAGCTGCAGTAATGGTTCCTCTAGATGGACGCTTATCGTTAACCTTCACCACATGATAACCAAACTGTGTTCTAAAAGGCATAGAAATTTCGCCTTTTGGTGTGTTGTAAGCTGCCGTTTCAAAATCGTACACCATTTTAAATGCAGAAAAATATCCTAAGTCTTCCAAAAAGATAGTTTGCCCATTATGCACATCTGCTTTTACAGTATCAAACCCTTCTTTAAGTACACGCTCCCTCAACTTTAAAACCTGATTGTAAGCCTCTATCGTATCCTTTGCATTGCCATCTAAACGCACTAATACATGAGATGCATTTACATCAAAGCTGTTGCGCTCGTATGCTTCTTTAACTAATGCATCAGTCACCTTGTTTTCAGAGAGGTAATTTTTTGTTAACTGTTTCTTGTATCTTAAAAACTCTCGTTGGTATTTGGTGTCCTCATCTAGCTTAAGGCGCTTAGCCTCTTTTAGTTTTAACTGATACTCAGTGAATAGTTTTAAATAGCCATCAAAATCTTTTTGACTTTCGTCTTTTACTAAATCTAGATTTTTATTGTAAACCCTTAGAAATTCTGAAGTCATTATTGGCTCATCATCAACCGTTAGCAACACTTCATCTTTTTCTTGAGCAAACGATACATTTAATGCTAGTAAAACTAAAAGCAAAATTTTAAATCTAGGTTTCATATTCATAAAGTTTTCTTCGTTAGATCTTCACATTTATGTTGTGCAAACACCTCAATTTAGAGGTTGAGCAAAAATAACATAAATCACTTATTCTACAAGTTATAGCATCATGTTAATTTATTAATTCCAACTAGATCCAAAAAGGTGATTACAACTTGTAAATAGGTTGAAACGTCGATAAATTAAACTTAGTATTACAGCTTTTGTATACCTTTAAAATTATTGTGAAATTCTAGATGAAATATACAACCGAAATCATAATAGAAAAACCTTTACAAGAGGTAGTCAATAAAATGCACTCCACTGAGAACATGAAACATTGGCAAGAAGGTCTACTAAGTGCAGAGCACATTTCTGGTATTCCAGGTGAGTTTGGTGCTAAAATGAAACTGAAATACAACTTTGGCAAACGTAAAATGGAGTTAATTGAAACTATAACAAAGCAAGACTTTCCAAACGAGTTTCATGCTACATATACTACGAAAGGAGTTAGGAATATTCAACAAAATTATTTTGAAAGCACTCCCGAAGGACATACCAAATGGGTTAGCAAAAACGAATTTCAACCCACAACATTTATGATGAATGCCATGTTGTTTTTAATGCCTGGCGCCTTTAAGAAACAGACAAAAAAATACATGACTAACTTTAAAAACTTTGCCGAAAAAGGCATATCTGTTTCTAATGCGTAAAATAAAATTGATTTGGGACTTTAGAGGTCCTGCAAGCCAAAAAACTGCCGAACACCATTTAATTCACCTTAAAGAGTATATTACCATAAATAAACTTGACATTAGCATTACTGGCGTTGAAACTTTTGGAGACATGCATAGCATCGCTTTTTTAGTGGTTGATGAACCAGAAATGAAAACTTTGAGAGATGCTCTAAAACCACATAGAGGACAAGTCTATTCTGAAAATTAAAACAGGCGCTTTAAAAACGATTGAATAAATCGTTTTGGCGGTACAGATAAGATTATTTTTAAATCTTCAAGCAAGGTAGATTCTTCATCTAAAAACTTAAAAATAGTTTTAACATCTGCTTTTTTGAACATGGATGCAAATAGCACTGCTCCTTCTTCATTATTGTTTGCTAAAACATCTAGAAAAATTAAATCATAAAACCAAAACTTTGATTTTTTATGATACTTGTTTAAATCATTTTCGGTCTTTAAAAACTCAACTAGTGTTTTGGTTTTTTTTGTTGTATTTCTAAAAGTGTAACCTGTACTCGCTTTTGTCCAGCCACCTGCTGTACCAATATTGAGTATGTGTTTTGAATTAAATTCAGAAAACTTAAAAGCTGTCATCGGTATAGCCCCTTTTTCTTTTTCTATTATCTTAAAATCGCTAATCCCTTTTTGCTTTAGATAAACAGCTATAGCATCCTCATATTCATTTAGTTGAAGCAACTCTTTAGAAAATAAGGTGTATTCAAAAAGTGCCGTTTTTTTATTTATTGGCAAGACATACATAAAACGTGTGTTTCCGTTTTGAGGCACGGTAAAATCCATAAAGGTTGCCTTAGAATCATCGAAAACAGCCTCTTCCGCTTTTACAAACCAACCGACAAAATGCTGTTGTAAAACAGGATACTTCTTTTGAAATTGATAAAGCTCAGCTTTATGAATACTATTAAATAGTTTAGCAGCTACATAACTTCCGTTCTTGGTTATGACCTGAACATTAAACTTCTGCTCAGTAAAACTAACAACCTCTTCATTGAGGAATGTTATATTGGTTTTACTTTCAATCTTTTGTTGAAGTGAATTGTAAAAATCTTCACTTCGTATCATTTTGTATTGATATGGGGAAATATCTATTACCTCTTTATGCGTATCGCTTCCAAAGTAAATTTTAGACCAAGTTTTGGTAAGTATATCATCCCATTCTCCTTTACCATTTTCCCAAAAACACCAGGTTCTATCATTACCTTTTTCCTTCTCTTTATCAATGATTAAAATCGATTTATCATCAAAAAAAGGATCCGAAGCCATACGATACGCAAGCATAAGACCTGAAGCTCCAGCACCTAAAATGATATAATCGTAGTTTGTCATTAATAAAATTAAACTCTAGCGAAGATAAGGGTAATTAAACTTATGTTTGCAAAGTTTAATTACCTTGAAGTGCTTTTTTAATCAAAATTTATGAAGTCAACTCTATATTTTCTCATTCTTTTTACATTGCAATTTAGCTTAGCTCAAGACAGTTTATCAACAAAAACCATAATTCCATGGACTAAAGATGTAAAATTAAATTGGGTAGATTTTAAAGGTTCCCCAAATACTAACATTCTTGCTTATGCGCAAACATCTTATAAAATAGATATTTTCCCAACTGAAGTAAATGTAGATGCCAATAATAACATTCAGAATTTTGAAAGTCTTCATGTTGTTGCAAATTTTTACACCAATCACTCTTGGGTCTATAGAGAAAGTGATTATTTATTAAAACATGAGCAGTTGCATTTTGATATAGCAGGTTTGTATGCTTTAAAAATCAATAAAGAGTTCAAAAAACTAATTGCCAATAAAAACGCAAACTTTGATTCGTATTTTGACATTTATCAAAATCTATGGGCAAAATGTAGAGAAACACAAAAGCAATACGATTCAGAAACTCAACATGGTCAACTTGTGGCAGAAAACGATGAATGGATTAAAAAAATTAATGCTGAAATAGAAATGCATTTATAAAAAAAGTCCCACTATTTATGTGAGACTCTTAATTATTTAAGTTTAGAATCGGGTTTATTTTGTTCCCATTAATTCTACATCAAAAACTAATGTCGCATTTGGTGGAATAACACCTCCTGCACCTGCAGCACCATACCCTAAGTCGCTAGGAATTACTAAACGAGCTTTGTCTCCTACATTAAGTAAACAGATACCTTCGTCCCAACCAGGAATAACCTGACCAACACCAACTTGAAAATCTAAAGGAGAATTTCTCTTGTATGAAGAATCGAAAACAGTACCATCTGCTAATTGCCCTTTGTAATGTACAGACACCATGTTACCTTTTTCGGCTTTTTTACCATTTCCTTTTTGAATGATCTTGTAACGTAATCCTGAAGCCGTTTCTTCAAAACCTGCAGCTAATTTATCTAACTCTGCTCTTGCCGCTTCACGCTCTGCAGCAATACGTTTTTCGCGCGCACCTTCAAAAGTTCTAAAAGCTTCAATAGCATTAAAATTTTTGGCAGCATCACCAACTCTTACAATCTCTATACTTTCTATTTTATCTCCTTGTGCTACAGCATCAACAACATCTTGTCCTTCTACCACATTACCAAACACCGTATGCTTACCATCTAACCAAGGGGTTTCTACGTGAGTTATGAAGAACTGGCTACCATTAGTACCAGGACCTGCATTTGCCATAGATAGTTTACCTGGCGCATCGTGTTTTAAATCTGGGTGAATTTCATCATCAAATTTATAACCTGGATTTCCTGTTCCTGTGCCAAGTGGACAACCTCCTTGAATCATAAAATCTGGAATTACCCTATGAAATTTTAAACCATCGTAGTAAGGTGTACCTTGTGGCTTTGCTGAGTTTTCTAAGTTACCCTCTGCTAAGGCTACAAAGTTACCTACTGTACCAGGCGTTTTTTCGAATTCTAAATTGACTAAGATTTCACCTTTTGAGGTGTTGAATTTTGCGTATAATCCGTCTTGCATTGTATTTTCTTTTGTTTAAGGCTGCAAAGATACGAAGTAAAGTTGGAAGTTTGAAGCTTGTTTGCGGAAGTGTTACCTCTTAAGAAACGTGTGTTTGAATGCTATATTTGTACTACTTCACCTTAATTATTACCACTATAAATATGATTTATATATGGTATAAAGTCGGCATATACTCGGTATACATGTTAATTTAGTTTGTATTTTATCTTGTTGGTGCCTTGACTTTGTCATGGAATTTCAGAAAATATAAAGATAGATTTATAAGACAGTTTTGCTTCTCGATACAAATTTTTCTCATTTCAATCGAAAAATTCACTCGAAGTGACGATGGATTTTGTTTGCTTAGAGTTGAGCGGTTGATCTTTGTTTTGCGAATTTAGATTTGGGAATTGCTATAATAAGTATAGTTTTGCCTAAATTTAAATTTATGGGTTTTTCACTTTCTAAACTGTTTAATAAAACTGAAACTTCTGAGGATACTATTGATGCAATCATTGCTTCTGTTGAGCACGATGCTTATGGTGTATCGGATAGCAATGTGCTTTTTTCTGGTCTTAGTGAATTGGGTGGTTATTTATTTTTTCAGACTATAGTTGTTGGTTCATTAAAAGTGAAGTGTAAAAATGGTGCTCGATTGACTTTTAAAGGACAGGATTTTGAATTGACCTTGAACTCTGACTCGCTTGAGTTTGAATCTCACCATACTGAAGTAAAGGGACGTTTTGTGACTAATATTGATTTTCAGATTGAAGAAAAAGATGTTAAGTCTTTACAAAACGCTACTTTATCTGAGATTGTATTGAATGTGAAGAACAAGGAGTTGTTGTTTACAAAGTATAACTCTGAGAAGTAGATTTATCTTCTTTAGTTTTTATTAGAGATCGTTATTGACTTCAATCCAATAGCCATTGGGATCCTGGAAGTAGATTTGTTTTATTCCATCGGCTCTTATGTAGTCTTTGTTTGGTGTGTCTTTCCAATCGGAATACTCGATATTTAAGGTTTCTAAATGGTTTACAAATGCGTTGA from Winogradskyella sp. MH6 includes these protein-coding regions:
- a CDS encoding TlpA family protein disulfide reductase produces the protein MKRKLNKSNIVFLIIILLLIIPQTRQPIQIWLHKGLSYINQSTLIDNDERVKITYSNWKLQSDNNTILDFESAKGEVVLINFWATWCPPCIAEMPSLQELYKDYNDKVKFLFVTNDNFDVVSSFKIKKDYTFEVYNPINNVPHALFTKSIPRTFIINKKGEIVIDESGAVDWNSDNVRSQLDQLLSE
- a CDS encoding Crp/Fnr family transcriptional regulator gives rise to the protein MNSIWILEDVNLFNLLCPHKFKQYKACHTFDAYKKSDYIYFEEDAANKVYLIEKGKVKIGYYNEDGTEVVKAILRKGELFGEKAILGEEKRDEFAQSLDNQTSICPVGVDTMHDLMRDNKTFSLRIYKFIGFKFKKLERRLQLLLFKDSKTRLLEFLNELCTDYGYDCEKTGDHVIDHPYTQKDIASLIGVSRPTLNILMNELKEADVIDFNRRQIRIFSTSA
- a CDS encoding aconitate hydratase, producing the protein MAFDIDMIKKVYANMTERVDAARDIVGKPLTLSEKILYAHLWDGKPTKAFTRGKDYVDFAPDRVACQDATAQMALLQFMQAGKPKVAVPTTVHCDHLIQAKDGAARDLKHANSTSSEVFNFLESVSNKYGIGFWKPGAGIIHQVVLENYAFPGGMMIGTDSHTVNAGGLGMVAIGVGGADAVDVMAGMAWELKFPKLIGVRLTGKLSGWTAPKDVILKVAEILTVKGGTGAIVEYFGPGATSMSCTGKGTICNMGAEIGATTSTFGYDDSMERYLRATDREDVADEANKIREYLTADAEVYANPEQYFDQVIDIDLSELSPLLNGPFTPDLSTPAGKEMTEKATENDWPLEVEWGLIGSCTNSSYEDLSRASSIAQQALDKGLKTKAEFGINPGSEQVRYTADRDGILEVFEKLDAKIFTNACGPCIGQWARYSDPKNAPKNSIVHSFNRNFAKRADGNPNTHAFVASPEMVAAVAIAGRLDFNPMTDKLINENGEEVMLDEPTGWELPPKGFEVKENGYLEPVADGSGVEVTVKPDSERLQLLTPFEPIGDSVTGAKLLIKAFGKCTTDHISMAGPWLRFRGHLDNIANNTLIGAVNAFNKKTNFVKNQLTGEYGGVPDTQRDYKKHGIWSVVVGDHNYGEGSSREHAAMQPRHLGVAAVIVKSFARIHETNLKKQGMLGLTFANEADYDLIQEDDTFNFLDLNEFAPDKQLHVEVVHSDGSKDVIALNHTYNDAQIEWYKEGSALNLIKKQNA
- a CDS encoding AAA family ATPase, which gives rise to MSDVAVIENFVNKYKTLKQEIAKVIIGQEDVVDQILISIFSGGHSLLIGVPGLAKTLMVNTIAQALGLDFKRIQFTPDLMPSDILGSEILDEDRHFKFIKGPIFANIILADEINRTPPKTQAALLEAMQERAVTVAGHQYKLSLPYFVLATQNPIEQEGTYPLPEAQLDRFMFAIRLQYPSFKEEVEVVKATTTDIQTSVNALFSAQEIIDFQNVIRRIPVADNVIEYAVSLVAKTRPNEQTAADIVKEFVDWGAGPRASQNLILAAKTHAATKGKFSPDIEDIQAVAIGILRHRIIKNYKAEAEGVSDEKIIESLF
- a CDS encoding peptidylprolyl isomerase → MQLRTINFKSITKTLSLCCFLYVGTIGAQEIIQDEVVKEKAKDSVVNATRVKADGVAAVVGDYIVLESDLDREIAQLEAQGADLSGVSRCELFGSLLEKKLYAHQAIQDSIIVNELYIKSLVDQQIQGIMAQTRGDMQGLLNFYKKDSEQALRDEMYEINKNAYLAQEMQKKVIDDVEVTPEEVRTFFNDIPKDERPTFGTELKVAQIVVIPEVTEEAKQAVIDRLNGFKKDVESGSSKFATKALFYSEDSGSKNNGGLLPTMNRKKPRMVKEFRDVAFNLQEGEISEPFETDFGFHIIYLEKIRGQEYEVRHILLRPELSQETIQKAKEEIERVRDLIVSGKTTFAEAAREFSDEEETKYEGGKLTNPTTQDFNFELTKMDTEMYTQIQNLKDGEVSQVIQDEDRINNIKFKIMTVTDRIDDHEADYARDYLKIKELALQDKQVRAIEKWQKEVIAETYVKINGEYRNCEYQSNWLKTQ